Part of the Candidatus Acidiferrales bacterium genome is shown below.
ACTGGTGACGTAGTCCATCCAAAGCAATGGATCGCCGGTTCCTTTGACCACTCCATGCGTTCGTGTGTTGGCCAGCAGTGCGCCAACGCCGCTCTCTTTGTCGCTGATGAGCAGCACTTGCGAAGTGGAGGAAAGCGCCTCGAAAATTTTGCCCACTGCTCCATCGGGTGTGATGACTGCCATGTTCTTGCGGATTCCTTCCCGCGCTCCCCGATTGATGAATATCGTCTCGCTGGTGGAATCCGCGCCGGCTCCAATCACCTCAGCCGCGACCATCGCTATGCTGGCATTCGCTTGCCGGAAGCCGAGCAAGCGCGAGAGACGCTCCGCCTCGGCGGAACGGCCTTCGAGCTCCTGATTCTTCAGGCGAAGCTGTTCGACTTCCTGAGTGAGTTGCTGGTTTTCCGTGTGCGCGTGGCGCAGGTCGATGTAACCGTACCAGACGCCCGCGATTTTCGAAATGCCATAAGTGCCCGCGCGCTGCAAGGGCGTCAGCAGCTCGATGGACCAAACGCGAATCAGCAGCACGTGGCGTTCGCCTCGCGTCTGCTTGACCTGAAAAGCAAGCAACAGCACCTGCGCCAGAGTTACAGCGACAAGGAGAACCAGCGGCCGGTGGCGGGCAGGGACATCCATAATTTTTTAGAGGCTTAGGGCTGGAACCTCGAAACTTAAAAGTCGCGAAATCTCAATTCCGCGGGTGGCGCTGCGTTCCTTCGTGAACTCAGCGCCATCCCCAAAACTAGCTTACGTTCTCTTGCCTGCCGCTCGCTAATCGATCGATACCAGGCGCAGCAGCCGGAAATCGCTGAGCATTTTGCCGGTGCCCAGCACGACGGACGCAAGCGGGTCATCGGCAATGGAAACGGGCAACCCCGTTTCTTCTCGAATGCGCTTGTCCAGATTCTTGATCAGCGCGCCGCCGCCGGTAAGCACGATACCGCGGTCGCTAATATCCGCGGAAAGCTCAGGAGGCGTACGTTCCAGCGCCACGCGAATCGCATTCAAGATTGTCGCGATGCACTCGGATAGCGCTTCGCGGATTTCGCTGTCATCAATGGTCACCGTGCGCGGCACGCCTTCGATCAGGTTCCGGCCTTTCACTTCCAAGGTCAGCGGCTTTTCCAGGGGATACGCCGAGCCGATTTCAATCTTGATTTGCTCCGCTGTTCGTTCGCCAACGAGCAAATTGTATTTTCGCTTCAGGTAGTGCATCACGGCTTCGTCCATTTCATTGCCGGCCACGCGCACCGACCGCGAATACACGATTCCGCTCATCGAAATCACCGCAATGTCCGTTGTTCCGCCGCCGATGTCCACCACCATATTGCCGGAGGGCTCTTCGATTGGCAGTCCCGCGCCGATCGCCGCGGCCATGGCCTGTTCGACCAGGTAGACTTCGCTCGCTCGCGCCCGGTACGCCGAATCCTGCACGGCGCGTTTTTCCACCGGTGTGATCTCGCTCGGCACGCCGATGACGATGCGCGGATGCACCAGCACACGGCGGTTATGCGCCTTCTGAATGAAATACGTGAGCATCTTTTCCGTGACTTTGAAGTCGGCGATAACGCCGTCCTTCATCGGCTTGATTGCGACCACGTTGCCGGGTGTACGGCCGAGCATTTCCTTGGCTTCCTTGCCCACGGCAACGACTTCCGCGTTGTTCTTGTTGATCGCAACAATCGAAGGCTCGTTCACCACGATGCCTTTGCCTTTGGCAAACACGAGTGTGTTCGCCGTTCCCAAGTCGATTGCGAGGTCGGACGAAAAAAGACTAAACACCGATCTCATCGAATATCCGTTTTTCATGAACCCCCTCGTGCCCTGCTTCCCCCGCCCACGAACCGCTGCTGCTCGCGATGCGCTTTACCTTTTCGATGCCAATGCTATGGAACGACGATCGCCTTGCGGACAATCCCTGTGCCGCCTCTGCGATCTTGTCCCGTAATCACAATGACATGCGGCCCCGACGTCATCGGCTGCGTGAAGTGCCGGAATGTTCCATCGGGCTCGATATCCGCCACCGGCTCGCCATCGATAATCAGTGCGGACCCAGGCTCCGTGCGCCCAATCACTTCGACAACCTTGCCGTGGAATTCGATATCGTCCACTTCCAGCAGCATACTCTGCTCTTTGTCCTGCTCCACCAGAGTAAACTTGGAAGCTCCCGCCGGCTCGCTTTCCGTTCCTTTGGCGTCAATGGCCTTCACGGTCCAAAAATATTCTCCGGCGGGCAATCCGGTGACTTCCACGGCCGTGTCCGTTGTCCGCTTATCCGCGAGCACACGATTAAACATCGATGTGTCGCCGATTTCCAGTTCGTATTCGTGCGCTGAATCCACGGCCTGCCATTCAAATCGAATCGGCGTGGTTTTCGGATCAGCCACAATAATTGGCTGTAGATTCACAGGCTGGACCAGATTCGGCGGCGCCAGAACGTCCGTCTTGGTGATGGGTCCGCTTCCCGTGAATGATGCGCGCTGCCATTGCGTCACCTGCACCTGCTGGCCATCATGCTGCACTTCCGCCGCGCCGGCCGCCACAGTAATCTGGTTTTGCTTTGTGCCGGGGTCCGTTCTCACGTCAGCGCGGCTGTTCTCATGCAGCGATGCAACAGCATCCTGAAATGAAACTTCCGCTTTCGACCCTGGAATCTGCCAGGTTCCTGTCGTCAGGTCCACCGCACCGGAGCTGATATGCATACCAACGCTCGATGCGCTATTCTGCGGCACGAAAATCTCCTCAACGGTCACGAGCGTATCAGCTTGCACGGTATACGTCGTACCGTCTGCGAACGCAATGCGCGCCACGCCGTCTGGTCCCGTTTGGATCAAGTCGCCTTTCTCAAGCGTCAGTGAGTAGTCCGCAGTTGTCCACTGCACGGAATTCACTCGCTTCACTTCAACTTTTCCGTCGAGGTTCACAAATCGCGCGCCGCGCATATTCGTCGCGCTCGCGCTTGTGTCTTTCGGCTCCAACACCTTGGTGATGTGCCGCACGAGTCCGGCAAAAGAATCGGGGAAGACCAGGTAGCCTGCGGCGGCAAACAGAATGAAGAATGCGAGAACGTAGAGAAGTACTGTGCGGTATGTAACCGTATGCCAGTAGACCTCTACTTTATTGATCTTTGGCCGGTTCGCGTCGGTGATTTTTGGCGTCGTCATCCTAAAATTCAGCTAATTTGCGAATCTAGCATACGGGTTGGGGCCTTTCAATACAGCGGCGCGTAAGTTGCGAAATTGCTAATACTTGCCCGGAAGTACAGGGTGGGGGACCCGCCGGACGCTGGCCCCTCGGCCTTAGGAGTTGCAGTCGCCTTCGTTCTGTCCGTCAAGCTCGTGATAGGATTCCGGCAGGCGCCCTCAAGAAGTGCGCCGTGAAATATGGACGCAAAGCGTCAACTCTTGCGGCTTACCTTGGCTACTCTGGCGTATCGAGCCGGAAAAGCGCTTCGCGGCGCACCTGAAAACTTCGCCGAATTTCGTGTTTCTGAAACGACGCGCACTCCTGGCCAAATTCTGGCGCATCTCTGCGACCTCATCGATTGGGGTGTTTCCATGGCCACGGGAAAAGAGGAATGGCACAATTCTGCGCCGATGCCTTGGGCGCAAGGCTCCGAACGATTTTTTGCAGCGCTCAAGAAATTCGATGATTGTCTCGCCTCTGATTCATCGCCGAATGCGCCTGTCGAAAGGCTGTTCCAGGGTCCTATCGCCGATTCGCTAACGCACGTCGGGCAAATCGCCATGCTGCGCCGATTGGCGGGTGCACCGGTTCGCGCTGAAAACTATTCTCGCGCCGAAATTACTATCGGCCGTGTCGGCGCGGATCAGGCCTCGCCAAAGCGCGAGTTCGATTGAAATCCTCTCGCTGTCTTGAGTGACTTCTGAAAAAGCGGCTCTTTACAACGCGGATCGCTATCGCATCATTTCGAGGGATTCGGTTGTTTTTATCCGCGGAGAGTTCTGCAGCTTTCGTCATCTCCGCGCACTAGCGCAGCCGGCGAAAGCTCACGCGGAGATACGAATCCGCTCAGCGCCATCGACAGATCAAAATCCGCGAGCAGATTGAGCACGGCATCGCGTACACCAGCTTCGCCCGCCACGCCAAGCCCCCAGATGTATAGTCTCGCGACCAGCGCCGCGCGCGCGCCGAGAGCAATCGCTTTCATTATGTCCGCACCGCGGCGAATGCCACTGTCGAATAGCACGGGAATTTTGCCGCGAACTGCTTCAACCACACCAGGAAGCGCATCGAGCGCGCCAATCGCACCATCAACCTGCCGGCCGCCGTGATTTGAAACAATCACGCCGCTCGCGCCGCAATCGATCGCGCGCAAGGCGTCATCCGGGTGCAGGATGCCTTTGAGCAGGATCGGGAGTTTCGTCTGCCCTCGCAGAAAGGCAACGTCGCTCCACGTTACCGCCGTATTCGTGAAGATGCTCAGCCACAGCCGCACGGCTTCCGGAGGATTTTTTTCTGGAGGCTCGCGCAACGCCGCTCGAAACACAGGGTCTGTGAAATAATTCGCGAGCCCTTCGCACAGCATGAATGGCAAGTAGCCGCGCTCCAGGTCGCGCTCCCGCCAACCAAGCATCGACGTGTCCAGCGTCACGATCAGCGCCGAATACCCAGCTCGTTCGGCGCGCTGCAGCATGCTCGCCGTCAATTCCGAATTCTTGCCCCAGTAGAGCTGAAACCACCGCGGCGACGCACCCATCGCCTGCGCCACTTCTTCCAGGGGACGCGAGGAAACTGTGCTTAGCACAAAAGGCAGGCCAAGCGACGCTGCAGCACGCCCCGAGGCGACTTCCGCCTCGCTGTGAATGATGCCTTGCACGCCGACGGGGCCGAGGAGGACAGGTGCGGGAAGTTTCGCTCCCAGAAGTTCGACGCTCATATCGCGAACCGAAACATTGCGCAACATTCGCGGGACGATGCGCCAGCGGTAGAAAGCCTCCAGATTCGCGCGCATCGTATTTTCGCCGCCTGCTCCTCCGGCAACGTAGTCATACGCGCGCGGGTCCATAATTTCTTTGGCCTTCTTTTCCAGCAGAGACAGCGAAATTGGTATGGAAAGCCGCTTCGCCGCCGCACCCCGTTGATAAATTTCTATCTCACGTTCGAGGCCAAAATTCCGTGCCGGTTTGGGGCTCTCGCCTGACATAAGCTCCGCAGATTATACATTCGCGGCCCAGTGTGCAAGGTGAGCCTGCCTTGCCTGCGCTGGTTTTCCGATTCGAGCGCGAGTGCCGCCCGTTGTGGCGGCAAGTGCGTCTACAGCTATCTAAACTTGGGGAATTCTCATCTAAATTCCTGGAAGAATATACGTTGCGATATACATCGATCGAGGTGAACTGAACATGAAGAAACAACCGCGCATCCTCAATTTCGTGTTGGTTTTTCTGTCCGGACTGCTATTCGCTGCTCCGCTCTTTGCTCAGGATTCTCAGCCAGCTGCCCCAGGCCTCGCGCAAATAACTGTTACGGCGATGTCCACGAAATCCGGCGAAGCTGCCCCCGCGCTGGGGAAGCAAGATGTTTTATTCCGCGAAAACGGCAAGAAGGCACAGATCGTGGATTGGGTTCCAACCAACACTCCCGATTCGAAGCTCCAACTCATTATCCTCATTGACCAGGACACGAGCACAAGGCTCGGCTCGCATTTCAACGAAATCGCATCCTTTATTCGTGCCTTGCCCTCAAATTCCACCGTCGCCGTCGCCTATGCCATGAATGGCGCGGCTGATCTGCGCACTCCATTCACAGCCAACAGAGAAGAGGTCATCAATTCACTGCATATCACCATGGGCGCTGCCGCCGGTATGACCAGCATCTACGAGGCTCTCGCCGACCTCATCAAGCATTGGCCAGGCAATGCGCCGCGCCGCGAAGTTCTCTTACTTAGCGACGGAATTGACCCGACCTATGGATTTCACGACACTGCGCCGTGGCAGAATCCTGCGCTCGACCATGCCACTCAAGCGGCCCAGAATGCCAATGTCACGATCTTCAGTATTTTCGTAAGAGCGGCGGGGCTGGAGGCGCGCAGCGAAGTCCTGAATCTGAATGGCCAGGGCTCGCTGAACCAGTTGACCACCGACACGGGCGGCTATTCGTTTTTTCAGGGCAGCGGCACGGCCGTCTCATTTCAGTCTTTTTTCCGCGACCTCAATGCAATGCTGAGCCAGCAATACCTTCTGACCTTCCGCCCCGCGCCGACGAAAAAAGGCGATGATCATCAACTCAAAGTGCGCACCGAGATTGCGCACGTCAAGCTACTGGCGCCATCGGAGATTTACCTGCCGGCGACGCAATGATTTTTTGATCTCGCCGAGTCGTCGCTGAAAACGCAGAAGTCGCAGGCTCGGCGCCTGTTGGCACTGATTTCGTGAGTCGGGCTCGGTTGACGTTAGGACTTGCCTGCGGGAATGAGCGCCAATTGCTGATCAGCCTGATCCGCGGCGCCTGAATCGGGGTATTGCGCTTTGATCTGGTTATACAGCTTCGCGGCCTGCGCCGGATTCGTCTGCCGGTAATGCTGCGCCAGCGCCAGCATCACTTCAGGCTCAGGCACGAGTACCGAAGGGTTTTTCATAAGCTCATTGTATAACTGTACTGCCTGGTCGCCTTTGCCGTCGCGATCATATATCTGCGCCAGTTCAAACCGCGCCATGGCCGCGAAGTCTTGGTCCGGGCTGTTCTGCACTGAGGAGAGCTGACTGATTGCCTGTGCGTCCTGATTCAGGCGTTCGAAACACAGCGCCGCGTAATAGTGCGCCAGTTGTCCGGGTCGTGTATTTCCGTAATGGCTGGCAACATCTTGGAATTTCTTCAGCGCGTCTTGATATTTTTTCGCGGAATCCGAATAGCTGATCTGGTTCGGTTCCGGCGCCTGGCCTGCGCCAATGACCGGCGCTTGGAAAACCTGCATCGCGTCGCTGAATCCCGCCGCCGCTTTCACGGTCTGCCGTTGCGTATAGAATCTCCAGCCGAAAATCGCTCCGCCAACGACGATAACAATCAGCGCCCCGTAGATCAGCGCCGTCTTGTGCGACAATACCGCTTCGGCGCTGTGTGACAGCGCCTCTTGAACCTGATCCGTCTTCAATTCCTGACGTGAAATATGCTTCGCCACTCGTCATCTCCTGCTAGAATTCGCAGTCTTTATCGTAGCACAGAACACACTGGCACTGCGGGTTGTCATGCGCGGGAACGTTCCGACCTTCTTCTTCGAGCGCCATCGCCATACAAGCGCCGAAGGCAAAGCTGCGCGCGCCTAGACCTTTGTTACGCTTTCGGCCTGGAACCCCTTGGGCCCTTGTTTCACCTCAAATTCCACGAGCTGGCCCTCGTTCAGCGATTTGTATCCGTCCATTTGGATAGCTGAGAAGTGGACAAAAACATCTTCGCCCGACTGCCGTTGGATGAATCCGTACCCCTTGGCCGCGTTAAACCACTTCACCACACCCTGTTCTCGTGCCAACTGTCCTGCTCCTCTTCCCGTGAATTCCTGGGTGTCTTGCTCTTGCCGGGGAGCTGTTCGAGCGCGCCAGCATTCGCGGCGCCGTCTCCGCGGCTTGGCAAAACCGCCTAGTGCCGGGAATTCTTTCACAGAAAACTGCGCCATGTCCAGCGCGAGAGTATTCCTTTGGACTGCCCAAAATGAGGACGAGTACGTGCGTGAACAAACCTTGCCGCAACGGAATGTGGGCCGCAGACTGAACTTGAAATGGCTCTAGGATTTTGGATTTGTATCCGAATTCGCAGCGTTCTGCTTCTTCGTCAGCGTCTGAACCACATCCTGTAGCGCGGAGACTTTTTGTTCCTGCGAGTGAATGTCATTTGTCTTGCTTCCGATTGCCGCTTTTTCGGAGTCGAGGTTGGCCTTGCCTTGTGTGTCCGCCGCGAAATTCGTTTGCCCGTAGTATGTGTCGGAATCGAGCTTGTGCTGGCGCTGCAGGATTGTCAGGTCAATCTGCATCACGCCGAGCTGTTTTTTCGCCTCTTCCAGATCCGCCCTGGCCTTCGCCAAATCCGCGGCCATCTGCTTGGCATCTTCCGGACCGGTCTTGGCCGCGCCCGGTCCGCTGGAGGTCGTTCCATTGTCGTCCGCGTGTGCCGGCGGAGGGGCAGGCTGCCCCACCACGCTCACTCCGTTCGGATTTGTAGGCAGATTGTCATTTGTCCACACGGCAGGCTTGGGCTTCGCTGCCTGTTTCTTCTGGTCGGCGTCTTTGTGTGCAGCATCGGCTGTGGACTGCACCGATTGGGTTGATTGCGATGTCTGTCCCGATTGGCTCGGTTGCTGCCCTGCCATCACCACTGGACAGCTCAAAAGCCCAAAAACCACGATCCGCGCAACACTTTTTCCATATCCCAATCCCATGGCGGCGCCTCGAATTACCTCTCGTACATCGTAATCCCCAATGCGCGCCAAAACCGCGCCAGCGTCCTCTGAGGCTTCCAAAGAGGTAACTGTCCCATCGCCCATTCTTGCTTTTGCTCCAAGCGCCGCATCAGGCCCGGTTCTTGTTCACGGGGCCACGGGAGTTTGCTGCGAGAAGAATGCGTGCCATTCGCCGTCTTTCCAGATGAAAAAATCCGCGGATCTCGTTGCCCTCAGCTTGCCGTCAGGAGCGGTAAAACTGGATAGCGCGTAGGCAACCGCCACGTTCTCGTGGATCATGACCGTGACTTCAGGGATTCGCGGAATTTTCAGGTTTTTGCCGCGATTCTTCGCCGCCATTTCCAGTTCGTCGCGAAGATACTTCAACTCTCCGTTGCGGCGAATTTCCCTGTAGTCCGGACTCAGCAAACAGCCCTCAAGTTGCGTATCTCCTGTGAGGAAGGCCATCGACCACGCATGTTCCAGATGTTGAATGGTTGCCGCGTTCTCGCGCTGGTTGGCAAGCTGCGGCAGACTGCACGAACCGGCTGCCCACGAAGGTGCGGCTAATAAAACGAAAAGGCAAGCCAATCCCAGGATCTTGCTCTTTGTATGCTTCATCTTTTTCTCTCGGTTCGAAGTTTTTATGCCCTGGCTTTTGTTGGAATCGTCCGCGATTTTCTTGCCGCCGCCATGGCCCCTTGCATTACTCCTGCCTCGGCTCAGAGAGATGTTGTTATTCTCTCGATGGTTGCCGACGACACCGTGCGACCGCCATTTCTCTGGCCTCGCTCCGCAGGGAACTCGCTTGTACGCAATCGCAACTCGAAGCATAATGCCGCCACCGGACTCCGCTGACGATGCGGCTGTCTCGCGCGCTTTGCTCCTCCAAGGAGGGAAGATGATTCGCTTCCGGATTCGAAATGCCCTGGCCTTGATTCCCTTTACTTTCTTGCTCGCTGCTCCGGGCGTATTTGCGAAACCTGCCGCAGTCATCTCCGCCGCTGCGCCCGCGCCTCAGACTCAGCCTCCTGTCTCCGCGCAGAAGCCAGCCAGCGAGGCCTCGGTTCAAGTGAAATCCTACACGCTCCCGCCGGACCTCTACGAAAAGGCCGTGAAGTACTCTCGCGCGCAATACGTTCTTTATTTCGTCAGCTTCGTCTGGGGCGTGATTGTGTTGTTGCTAGTGCTCGTCTGGCAGCTCGCGCCGAAATATCGCGATTGGGCTGGGCGCGTGAACAATCGCTTTGTGCAAGCGTTAATTTTCGCTCCTTTGCTTCTGTTGACGATTGCAGTGCTCGGATTGCCTCCGGACATATTCGGCCACTGGCTCGGACGCAGTTATGGGATTTCCGTGCAAGGTTGGAAC
Proteins encoded:
- the mreC gene encoding rod shape-determining protein MreC — its product is MDVPARHRPLVLLVAVTLAQVLLLAFQVKQTRGERHVLLIRVWSIELLTPLQRAGTYGISKIAGVWYGYIDLRHAHTENQQLTQEVEQLRLKNQELEGRSAEAERLSRLLGFRQANASIAMVAAEVIGAGADSTSETIFINRGAREGIRKNMAVITPDGAVGKIFEALSSTSQVLLISDKESGVGALLANTRTHGVVKGTGDPLLWMDYVTSDEKVPDGEKVLTSGEDRIFPKDIPVGTVVSTKSGLPFQTIEVQPAAHLDRLEEVLVLLTQQPLTTRPSEAAGAPVTGSGANALTPPIISKSSTPVAPSDAAPAHNSKETKSAAPVKKPTGTNPPQEQQ
- a CDS encoding rod shape-determining protein, which produces MRSVFSLFSSDLAIDLGTANTLVFAKGKGIVVNEPSIVAINKNNAEVVAVGKEAKEMLGRTPGNVVAIKPMKDGVIADFKVTEKMLTYFIQKAHNRRVLVHPRIVIGVPSEITPVEKRAVQDSAYRARASEVYLVEQAMAAAIGAGLPIEEPSGNMVVDIGGGTTDIAVISMSGIVYSRSVRVAGNEMDEAVMHYLKRKYNLLVGERTAEQIKIEIGSAYPLEKPLTLEVKGRNLIEGVPRTVTIDDSEIREALSECIATILNAIRVALERTPPELSADISDRGIVLTGGGALIKNLDKRIREETGLPVSIADDPLASVVLGTGKMLSDFRLLRLVSID
- a CDS encoding lactate 2-monooxygenase codes for the protein MSGESPKPARNFGLEREIEIYQRGAAAKRLSIPISLSLLEKKAKEIMDPRAYDYVAGGAGGENTMRANLEAFYRWRIVPRMLRNVSVRDMSVELLGAKLPAPVLLGPVGVQGIIHSEAEVASGRAAASLGLPFVLSTVSSRPLEEVAQAMGASPRWFQLYWGKNSELTASMLQRAERAGYSALIVTLDTSMLGWRERDLERGYLPFMLCEGLANYFTDPVFRAALREPPEKNPPEAVRLWLSIFTNTAVTWSDVAFLRGQTKLPILLKGILHPDDALRAIDCGASGVIVSNHGGRQVDGAIGALDALPGVVEAVRGKIPVLFDSGIRRGADIMKAIALGARAALVARLYIWGLGVAGEAGVRDAVLNLLADFDLSMALSGFVSPRELSPAALVRGDDESCRTLRG
- a CDS encoding tetratricopeptide repeat protein, with the translated sequence MAKHISRQELKTDQVQEALSHSAEAVLSHKTALIYGALIVIVVGGAIFGWRFYTQRQTVKAAAGFSDAMQVFQAPVIGAGQAPEPNQISYSDSAKKYQDALKKFQDVASHYGNTRPGQLAHYYAALCFERLNQDAQAISQLSSVQNSPDQDFAAMARFELAQIYDRDGKGDQAVQLYNELMKNPSVLVPEPEVMLALAQHYRQTNPAQAAKLYNQIKAQYPDSGAADQADQQLALIPAGKS
- a CDS encoding cold shock domain-containing protein, giving the protein MAREQGVVKWFNAAKGYGFIQRQSGEDVFVHFSAIQMDGYKSLNEGQLVEFEVKQGPKGFQAESVTKV
- a CDS encoding nuclear transport factor 2 family protein, whose amino-acid sequence is MKHTKSKILGLACLFVLLAAPSWAAGSCSLPQLANQRENAATIQHLEHAWSMAFLTGDTQLEGCLLSPDYREIRRNGELKYLRDELEMAAKNRGKNLKIPRIPEVTVMIHENVAVAYALSSFTAPDGKLRATRSADFFIWKDGEWHAFFSQQTPVAP